In Arthrobacter burdickii, one DNA window encodes the following:
- a CDS encoding MetQ/NlpA family ABC transporter substrate-binding protein, whose translation MINSRKLLAVAVVPFLAFTVACGSSEASEGGNETVRLGVVGASDPEWAALTDAAAEEGIDLEVVDFAEYTQPNPALTEGELDLNQFQHLVYLARYNVSSGEDLTPVGSTAIYPLGLYSTKYKSVEEIPEGSTVAVPNDESNLARGLLVLQSAGLVTLKDGGSAFSTIDDVDEAASKVTVTTLEASLTPTSLPDVAAAIINNDFVQDAGLNFDDAIAQDDPTDPAAAAYVNIFASRAGEENNETYQKLVSIYQENQEVLDAVQETSGGTAEFLKVPVEELKTSLDTVEEDTRAQG comes from the coding sequence ATGATCAACTCCCGCAAGCTCCTGGCCGTCGCCGTCGTCCCGTTCCTCGCCTTCACTGTTGCCTGTGGCTCCTCGGAGGCCTCCGAGGGAGGCAACGAGACCGTCCGCCTGGGAGTCGTGGGTGCGAGCGACCCGGAGTGGGCCGCGTTGACCGATGCGGCCGCCGAGGAAGGCATCGACCTCGAGGTGGTCGACTTCGCCGAGTACACGCAGCCCAACCCTGCGCTCACGGAAGGCGAGCTGGACCTCAACCAGTTCCAGCACCTCGTCTACCTCGCCCGCTACAACGTCTCCAGCGGCGAGGATCTCACTCCTGTGGGATCGACCGCCATCTACCCGCTGGGTCTCTACTCCACGAAGTACAAGTCGGTGGAGGAGATCCCCGAGGGGTCGACCGTCGCCGTGCCGAACGACGAGAGCAACCTCGCGCGCGGCCTGCTCGTCCTCCAGTCCGCCGGCCTCGTCACCCTCAAGGACGGCGGCAGCGCCTTCTCCACCATCGACGACGTCGACGAGGCGGCATCCAAGGTGACCGTCACGACCCTCGAGGCATCACTGACGCCGACCTCCCTTCCGGACGTCGCCGCTGCGATCATCAACAACGACTTCGTGCAGGACGCCGGCCTGAACTTCGATGACGCCATCGCCCAGGATGACCCGACCGATCCGGCCGCCGCCGCCTACGTCAACATCTTCGCCTCGCGCGCCGGTGAGGAGAACAACGAGACCTATCAGAAGCTGGTGAGCATCTACCAGGAGAACCAGGAAGTCCTCGACGCCGTGCAGGAGACCTCGGGCGGAACCGCCGAGTTCCTGAAGGTGCCTGTGGAGGAGCTGAAGACGTCCCTCGACACCGTCGAGGAAGACACCCGCGCCCAGGGCTGA
- a CDS encoding methionine ABC transporter ATP-binding protein yields MPLISLRNVTKSFPPGRRGEPLVHAIDNVSLDIEAGEIYGIIGYSGAGKSTLVRLINALEKATSGDIIVDGHQVTNVPDRQLRTLRLDIGMIFQQFNLFSAKTVWNNVAYPLRVAGRTRDEIQARVTELLDFVGLADKASNYPEQLSGGQKQRVGIARALATSPKILLADEATSALDPETTHEVLRLLRRVNEELGITIVVITHEMDVIQTLATKVAVMDSGRIVEQGDVFDVFSNPREASSQRFVSTVVRGIPAPDELAALRERHRGRIVTFSFRDGDSSQASVFLELAAAGIEFELIYGGINDIRGRAFGHLTLALTGADSVIDTTLHHMAGRITVKELA; encoded by the coding sequence ATGCCACTCATCTCACTGCGGAACGTCACGAAGAGCTTCCCCCCGGGACGCCGCGGCGAACCGCTCGTCCATGCCATCGACAACGTCAGCCTCGACATCGAGGCGGGGGAGATCTACGGCATCATCGGTTACTCGGGGGCAGGGAAGAGTACCCTCGTCCGTCTGATCAACGCCCTCGAGAAGGCGACCAGCGGCGACATCATCGTCGACGGGCACCAAGTCACGAACGTCCCGGACCGCCAGCTGCGCACACTGCGCCTGGACATCGGCATGATCTTCCAGCAGTTCAACCTCTTCAGCGCCAAGACGGTCTGGAACAACGTGGCCTACCCCCTGCGGGTCGCGGGCAGGACCAGGGACGAGATCCAGGCCCGCGTGACCGAACTCCTCGACTTCGTGGGACTCGCGGACAAGGCATCGAACTACCCGGAACAGCTCTCCGGCGGCCAGAAGCAACGCGTCGGCATCGCCCGCGCCCTGGCGACCTCACCCAAGATCCTCCTCGCGGACGAGGCCACCTCGGCACTCGATCCCGAGACCACCCACGAAGTACTCCGCCTCCTGCGCCGGGTCAATGAGGAACTCGGCATCACCATCGTGGTGATCACGCATGAGATGGACGTCATCCAGACGCTTGCGACCAAGGTGGCCGTCATGGACAGCGGACGGATCGTGGAGCAGGGCGATGTCTTCGACGTGTTCTCCAACCCCCGTGAAGCATCGTCGCAACGGTTCGTCTCCACCGTGGTCCGCGGCATCCCCGCACCTGATGAACTGGCAGCACTGCGGGAGAGGCACCGAGGACGGATCGTCACCTTCTCCTTCCGCGACGGCGACTCGTCGCAGGCATCCGTGTTCCTCGAACTGGCCGCTGCCGGCATCGAGTTCGAACTGATCTACGGCGGCATCAACGACATCCGGGGCCGCGCCTTCGGGCACCTCACCCTCGCGCTCACCGGGGCGGACAGCGTCATCGACACGACCCTGCACCACATGGCCGGCCGTATCACCGTGAAGGAACTCGCCTGA
- a CDS encoding methionine ABC transporter permease, with the protein MEDLIPLTPQLWEATYETLYIVGLSLLFGGLGGLLLGIGLYTTRAGSILGNRAVFGTLNIIVNIFRPIPFIIFLAAAQPLARAVTGTGIGNSAIIFTLSLAAAFGISRIVEQNLLTVQPGVIEAARSVGAGRLRIILTILIPEALGPLILGFTFIFVALVDMSAVAGYVGGGGLGNFAIQYGYRQFNPVVTWAAVIVIILLVQAVQLLGNVLARKVLRR; encoded by the coding sequence ATGGAAGACCTCATTCCCCTGACACCCCAGCTGTGGGAAGCCACCTACGAGACCCTGTACATCGTGGGCCTCAGTCTCCTCTTCGGAGGCCTCGGAGGGCTCCTGCTGGGCATCGGTCTCTACACCACCCGGGCCGGCAGCATCCTCGGCAACCGGGCCGTGTTCGGCACCCTGAACATCATCGTGAACATCTTCCGGCCGATCCCGTTCATCATCTTCCTCGCCGCAGCTCAACCCCTCGCCCGCGCCGTCACGGGAACCGGCATCGGCAACAGTGCCATCATCTTCACCCTGTCCCTCGCGGCAGCATTCGGCATCAGCCGCATCGTCGAGCAGAACCTGCTGACCGTCCAGCCCGGGGTCATCGAGGCTGCGCGCTCGGTCGGCGCAGGACGACTGCGCATCATCCTGACGATCCTCATCCCCGAGGCTCTCGGCCCACTGATCCTCGGATTCACCTTCATCTTCGTAGCCCTCGTCGACATGTCGGCCGTGGCCGGATACGTCGGCGGCGGCGGCCTCGGTAACTTCGCGATCCAGTACGGCTACCGGCAGTTCAACCCCGTCGTCACCTGGGCGGCGGTCATCGTGATCATCCTGCTCGTCCAGGCCGTCCAGCTGCTCGGCAACGTCCTGGCACGCAAGGTCCTCCGCCGCTAG
- a CDS encoding MarR family winged helix-turn-helix transcriptional regulator has product MDSASSQPKRTAFLLSQLGALASSRFAERTREIGLTPTEAGVLRLVGRSPGLSQRVLADRLGAVPSRVVSLIDSLQARGLVERERSRADRRNHELRLTPEGGEVLRRLREIAEAHEAEFVAPLTGEQSAQLGHLLAQLAGANTLDPDLHGDPGRGDGDGGSIRSTHRP; this is encoded by the coding sequence ATGGACTCCGCCAGCTCGCAGCCGAAGCGCACTGCTTTCCTGCTCTCACAGCTCGGGGCCCTGGCATCGTCGCGCTTCGCCGAGCGCACGCGGGAGATCGGCCTCACGCCGACGGAGGCGGGCGTGCTTCGTCTGGTCGGTAGGTCGCCGGGGCTGAGCCAGCGGGTCCTGGCCGACCGGCTGGGGGCCGTTCCCAGCCGCGTGGTGTCGCTCATCGACTCGCTGCAGGCACGCGGTCTGGTCGAGCGGGAGCGCAGCAGGGCCGACCGCCGCAATCACGAACTCCGCTTGACTCCGGAGGGTGGCGAGGTGCTGCGCCGGCTGCGCGAGATCGCCGAAGCGCACGAGGCCGAATTCGTCGCTCCACTTACCGGCGAGCAGTCTGCCCAGCTCGGACACCTGCTCGCCCAGCTCGCGGGCGCCAACACCCTCGACCCGGACCTCCATGGAGATCCGGGTCGAGGGGATGGCGACGGGGGCTCGATCCGGTCGACCCACCGCCCTTGA
- a CDS encoding heme-dependent oxidative N-demethylase family protein, producing the protein MTATPESVESTPIETYTPEGEYLFRNSREAVRRLPFPFPDDEYMYSMNLEPHVPAGDGALMAAFDIDEHYVSECAHRAQMLREMPGVHYIALPHMMEAQWDLLELIFESYARDFPEHFTLLKNGNEWRWQNRPLGIDDVFTFGDPTTLPMDPMEYATRQAQGEFVVLEEKDNTLVIGAGMTTQRADYSLQFNMGMNFAEFHGPVPKLHEMGILDRALKFLLRMKPGHPVRRVNWSLTVHPRLETSVETLPEWAPDRATVTPENAGEMVYLRIELQPLHRLPRSNGMVFPVRTYLVSLAELVDHAPDWAKRLHRALASLDPELADYKGFHRYHAAAVAWLSQHDDGAPLATGYPWIEDGIQPGGN; encoded by the coding sequence ATGACCGCGACCCCCGAGTCAGTCGAATCCACGCCGATCGAGACCTACACACCGGAGGGCGAGTACCTCTTCCGGAACTCCCGCGAGGCCGTGCGGCGCCTTCCCTTCCCGTTCCCGGACGACGAGTACATGTACTCGATGAACCTCGAACCCCACGTCCCGGCAGGCGACGGTGCCCTGATGGCCGCCTTCGACATCGATGAGCACTACGTGTCGGAGTGCGCGCACCGCGCCCAGATGCTCAGGGAGATGCCGGGAGTCCACTACATCGCGCTCCCGCACATGATGGAAGCACAGTGGGACCTCCTGGAACTCATCTTCGAGTCGTACGCCAGGGACTTCCCGGAACACTTCACGCTCCTAAAGAACGGGAACGAGTGGCGGTGGCAGAACCGGCCGCTCGGCATCGACGACGTGTTCACCTTCGGCGATCCGACCACCCTGCCGATGGACCCCATGGAGTACGCGACGCGACAGGCGCAGGGCGAGTTCGTCGTCCTCGAGGAGAAGGACAACACGCTGGTCATCGGTGCCGGTATGACGACCCAGCGCGCGGACTACTCCCTCCAGTTCAACATGGGCATGAACTTCGCCGAGTTCCACGGTCCCGTGCCGAAACTGCACGAGATGGGGATCCTGGACAGGGCGCTGAAGTTCCTGCTCCGCATGAAGCCCGGTCATCCCGTCCGGCGGGTCAACTGGTCCCTCACCGTCCACCCGCGACTCGAGACCTCGGTGGAGACACTCCCGGAGTGGGCGCCGGACCGGGCGACAGTCACCCCCGAGAACGCAGGAGAGATGGTGTACCTGCGCATCGAGCTGCAGCCCCTGCATCGCCTCCCCCGGTCCAACGGCATGGTGTTCCCGGTCCGCACGTACCTCGTCAGCCTGGCCGAGCTGGTAGACCATGCTCCCGACTGGGCCAAACGACTGCATCGAGCCCTCGCATCCCTCGACCCCGAACTCGCTGACTACAAGGGTTTCCACCGCTACCACGCTGCCGCTGTCGCATGGCTCTCCCAGCACGACGACGGCGCACCCCTGGCGACTGGCTACCCCTGGATCGAGGATGGGATCCAGCCCGGCGGCAATTAG
- a CDS encoding PDR/VanB family oxidoreductase, translated as MSEAHHGALQLRVKRVEAVTPEINRYTFTAADGSWLPPFSGGSHIAVLIPCEGGTRRNAYSLMSSPYDTSEYQIAVRRVEGGNRGSIAMHENVREGDLLGATIPANLFPISKHARHHLFIAGGVGVTPIFSQLDELSLKGSSFELHLAVRGPEHAALGRELQQRYGDAVRVYGDGDGSRLVASDILAGRPLGTHTYVCGPTRMVDDVIGAAHTLGWSDSNIHFERFEDLGSTGDPFSVTLARSGAVIEVSPEQSLLEAAEEAGHKLPYLCRGGACGECEIEVLELEGTIDHRDDWLTESERCTNKLIMPCVSRATCTKLVINA; from the coding sequence ATGAGCGAGGCGCACCACGGAGCCCTGCAACTCAGGGTGAAGCGTGTCGAGGCGGTAACGCCCGAGATCAACCGGTACACGTTCACCGCGGCCGACGGATCGTGGCTTCCCCCTTTCTCGGGGGGCAGCCACATCGCGGTCCTGATCCCGTGCGAGGGAGGGACACGACGGAACGCGTACTCTCTTATGAGTTCGCCCTACGACACCAGCGAATACCAGATCGCTGTCCGCAGGGTGGAGGGCGGGAACCGCGGGTCGATCGCGATGCACGAGAACGTGCGCGAGGGCGACCTGCTCGGTGCCACCATCCCGGCGAACCTCTTCCCCATCTCCAAACACGCCCGCCATCACCTCTTCATCGCCGGCGGCGTCGGTGTCACTCCGATCTTTTCGCAACTGGACGAACTGAGCCTCAAGGGAAGCTCGTTCGAACTCCACCTGGCTGTTCGCGGCCCGGAGCATGCAGCCCTCGGCCGTGAGCTCCAGCAGCGCTATGGCGACGCAGTGAGGGTGTACGGGGACGGCGACGGTTCGAGGCTGGTCGCGTCCGACATCCTGGCCGGACGGCCGCTCGGAACGCACACCTATGTCTGCGGGCCCACGCGGATGGTCGACGACGTCATCGGCGCCGCTCACACCCTCGGCTGGTCGGACTCGAACATCCACTTCGAACGGTTCGAGGACCTGGGATCGACGGGAGATCCGTTCTCCGTCACCCTTGCGCGGTCCGGGGCGGTCATCGAGGTGTCCCCCGAACAGTCGCTGCTGGAGGCCGCCGAGGAGGCGGGCCACAAACTGCCCTACCTCTGCCGGGGAGGCGCCTGCGGCGAGTGCGAGATCGAAGTCCTGGAACTCGAAGGCACCATCGACCACCGGGACGACTGGCTGACCGAGTCGGAGCGGTGCACCAACAAGCTCATCATGCCCTGTGTCTCGCGGGCCACCTGTACGAAACTCGTCATCAATGCCTAA
- a CDS encoding dimethylamine monooxygenase subunit DmmA family protein yields the protein MLITGIKSRPVYDELTPMADGLVHIAAAQGSGGGPLLRLLGDMTPEQRAATTVLYSTESFTGHNHLAALQAFDVFDLIEFPSNAAAVSGLDALLATARMGTRLYLAGSEGFIGTSMQVATSYGMNRDEVLREHAGSFVRRVWCAHCSHYSENVTKRVFQCPGCERHLIVRDHYSGRLAAFQGVKADGEVPGELPDNEELDT from the coding sequence ATGCTGATCACCGGTATCAAGAGCCGTCCCGTCTACGACGAGCTCACGCCCATGGCGGACGGCCTCGTCCACATCGCTGCCGCACAGGGCAGCGGCGGAGGACCGCTCCTGCGCCTCCTCGGAGACATGACTCCGGAACAGCGGGCCGCGACCACCGTCCTGTACTCGACCGAGTCGTTCACCGGACACAACCATCTGGCTGCGCTACAGGCCTTCGATGTCTTCGACCTCATCGAATTCCCGAGCAACGCCGCTGCCGTGAGCGGACTCGACGCGCTTCTCGCGACAGCAAGGATGGGAACCCGCCTGTACCTTGCCGGGTCGGAGGGATTCATCGGAACCTCCATGCAGGTTGCCACGTCCTACGGCATGAACCGGGATGAGGTACTGCGTGAACATGCGGGTTCCTTCGTTCGGCGGGTGTGGTGCGCGCACTGCAGCCACTATTCCGAGAACGTGACGAAGCGGGTATTCCAATGCCCCGGGTGCGAACGCCACCTGATCGTCCGGGACCACTACTCGGGACGGCTCGCCGCGTTCCAGGGAGTCAAGGCGGACGGCGAAGTACCCGGCGAACTACCGGACAACGAGGAGTTGGACACATGA
- a CDS encoding APC family permease: protein MRVDSAEPAEQSVADEDAEHLASLGYSYERQFKREMTFWGNVSLGFTYLSPVVAVYSLFAASLGVAGPPMFWSLVIVGFGQLLVATVFGEVVAAYPVAGGVYPWSRRLWGRKWGWMNGWVYLVALLTTIASVAYGAGPFLSTLVGMENTVDSVIISGLVVIALATVLNLGGTKVLNTVAMIGLLAELGGALAVGSWLLLTARQHDLGVLFQAFGAGEGSNYFVAFAAAGLIGIFQYYGFEACGDVAEEVPNPGRTIPKAMRMTIYIGGFAAMFVCLSLILAVPDFAAVISGTDTDPVGNILLSAFGPIGFKVVLAVVMVSFLSCVLSLQAATSRLAYSMARDGILPGSKLLSTFSESRHVPPYALLLAGLVPALIVIGSKVSSDALTVIISFAAMGMYMGFQMVVLASLRARILGWRPNGAFQLGAWGIPVNIAALVWGVLGMVNMAWPRTPEDGWFANYVVLISAVSVVVIGLIYMAWKKPHLKGDAPAADAVPAGAKVER, encoded by the coding sequence ATGCGTGTAGATAGTGCGGAACCGGCCGAGCAGTCCGTGGCCGACGAGGACGCTGAGCATCTCGCCAGCCTCGGTTACTCCTACGAGAGGCAGTTCAAGCGGGAGATGACGTTCTGGGGGAACGTCTCCCTCGGCTTCACCTACCTGTCGCCGGTCGTGGCCGTCTATTCACTGTTCGCGGCGTCGCTGGGCGTCGCCGGACCTCCGATGTTCTGGTCCCTCGTGATCGTCGGCTTCGGTCAACTCCTGGTGGCCACGGTCTTCGGGGAAGTCGTCGCGGCGTACCCGGTGGCCGGAGGGGTCTATCCCTGGTCCCGCAGGCTCTGGGGCCGCAAATGGGGCTGGATGAATGGCTGGGTCTACCTCGTGGCGCTCCTGACCACCATCGCCAGCGTCGCCTATGGGGCAGGACCATTCCTGAGCACCCTTGTCGGCATGGAGAACACCGTCGACTCCGTCATCATTTCGGGCCTTGTGGTCATAGCGCTCGCGACGGTGCTGAACCTCGGCGGAACAAAGGTGCTGAACACCGTGGCGATGATCGGCCTCCTGGCGGAACTCGGCGGTGCACTGGCAGTCGGAAGCTGGCTGCTGCTGACCGCCCGGCAGCACGACCTCGGCGTCCTGTTCCAGGCATTCGGCGCAGGGGAAGGCAGCAACTACTTCGTGGCGTTCGCCGCGGCGGGATTGATCGGCATCTTCCAGTACTACGGCTTCGAAGCCTGCGGCGATGTGGCCGAGGAAGTTCCGAACCCGGGCCGCACCATCCCCAAGGCCATGAGGATGACCATCTACATCGGTGGCTTCGCAGCGATGTTCGTCTGCCTGTCCCTGATCCTCGCCGTCCCCGATTTCGCCGCGGTGATCTCCGGCACCGACACGGATCCCGTCGGCAACATCCTCCTCTCCGCATTCGGCCCGATCGGCTTCAAGGTGGTCCTCGCCGTCGTCATGGTCTCGTTCCTCTCCTGCGTGCTGAGCCTGCAGGCGGCCACCTCGCGCCTCGCCTACTCGATGGCCCGTGACGGCATCCTCCCGGGCAGCAAACTCCTGAGCACCTTCAGCGAATCGCGCCATGTGCCCCCGTACGCGCTGCTCCTTGCAGGACTGGTGCCGGCCCTCATCGTGATCGGATCGAAAGTCTCCAGCGACGCCCTGACGGTGATCATCTCCTTCGCGGCGATGGGCATGTACATGGGCTTCCAGATGGTCGTCCTGGCCTCGCTCCGCGCGCGCATCCTCGGCTGGAGGCCGAACGGAGCTTTCCAGCTGGGCGCCTGGGGTATCCCGGTGAACATCGCGGCCCTGGTGTGGGGCGTGCTCGGCATGGTCAACATGGCCTGGCCCCGGACACCGGAGGACGGCTGGTTCGCCAACTACGTCGTCCTGATCTCCGCGGTTTCCGTCGTCGTGATCGGCCTGATCTACATGGCCTGGAAGAAGCCGCACCTCAAGGGCGATGCTCCGGCAGCCGATGCCGTTCCGGCCGGCGCGAAGGTTGAGAGGTAA
- a CDS encoding FadR/GntR family transcriptional regulator, whose amino-acid sequence MAPTTAFQAHVYRSLPETERSEAIVNRISKAISLGLLKVGERLPSETALSEMFGVAPSTLREALSDLRDQGIVATRRGRSGGTFIVKQPFTSADVMKKWFRETSIAEIRDVGDEHAAIAAATVRLACERAEPHEVGRLLELARGLVMSDKPEARARADSRFHIELAVLAQSPRLTNAEIRLQAEIVQALWAPLPVTRDPERVAAEHLALARAIADDAAEDAQRLVLEHIRHDVHHLVDTKLSLGYPADEQEQP is encoded by the coding sequence TTGGCACCCACCACCGCTTTTCAAGCGCACGTCTACCGATCGCTGCCGGAGACCGAGCGCTCCGAAGCCATCGTGAACAGGATCTCCAAGGCGATCTCGCTGGGCCTGCTGAAGGTCGGTGAGCGGCTCCCCTCGGAGACGGCCCTGTCGGAGATGTTCGGCGTTGCACCGTCCACCCTCCGCGAAGCCTTGTCCGACCTCCGGGACCAGGGCATCGTCGCCACACGGCGTGGACGCAGCGGTGGGACGTTCATCGTCAAGCAACCCTTCACCTCGGCAGACGTGATGAAGAAGTGGTTCCGGGAGACCTCGATCGCCGAGATCCGGGATGTCGGTGACGAGCACGCCGCGATCGCTGCCGCCACGGTGAGGCTTGCCTGCGAACGCGCGGAACCCCACGAGGTCGGCAGGCTCCTCGAGCTCGCCCGGGGTCTCGTCATGTCGGACAAGCCGGAAGCGCGCGCACGCGCCGACAGCCGGTTCCACATCGAGCTGGCGGTCCTGGCGCAGTCCCCGAGGCTCACGAATGCGGAGATACGGTTACAGGCCGAGATCGTGCAGGCACTCTGGGCGCCCCTGCCAGTGACCCGCGATCCTGAACGGGTCGCGGCCGAGCATCTCGCACTGGCGCGTGCCATCGCGGACGACGCCGCCGAGGACGCCCAGCGATTGGTGCTGGAGCACATCCGCCACGACGTCCATCATCTGGTGGACACCAAATTGTCCCTCGGGTATCCCGCGGACGAGCAGGAGCAGCCATGA
- a CDS encoding cache domain-containing protein: MTNAFAAKAAAEIAAWMNALGVDVHALAARMSMLWADRPRPLNITPGDIGKLEGLAREFLETHGFVVGAGVIFATEAIRSSEGGLEWWIKREHTVEKLEFDLTPGGERFYDYQNMPFFASASRTGEQTAWGPYVDYLGFDEYILTHSAPIQLDGKFAGVAGCDIRIRKLEEIFMPVLRAIPGDAALLNGSGRVVVGNSGAYLVGERIRTVPGDKELIPIDVPHLGFSLLTGR; this comes from the coding sequence ATGACGAATGCTTTTGCCGCCAAGGCCGCAGCCGAGATCGCTGCCTGGATGAACGCACTCGGCGTCGACGTCCATGCCCTCGCGGCGCGGATGTCGATGCTGTGGGCGGACCGCCCCCGTCCCCTGAACATCACCCCCGGCGACATCGGGAAGCTCGAGGGCCTGGCCAGGGAGTTCCTCGAGACGCATGGTTTCGTCGTCGGAGCGGGCGTCATCTTCGCCACGGAAGCCATCAGGAGCAGTGAGGGCGGCCTCGAGTGGTGGATCAAGCGCGAGCACACCGTCGAGAAGCTGGAATTCGACCTGACACCGGGAGGGGAACGGTTCTACGACTACCAGAACATGCCCTTCTTCGCCTCGGCGAGCCGCACGGGCGAGCAGACGGCGTGGGGTCCGTACGTCGATTACCTGGGGTTCGACGAGTACATCCTCACGCACTCGGCGCCCATCCAGCTCGACGGGAAGTTCGCAGGAGTGGCCGGCTGCGACATACGTATCCGGAAGCTCGAAGAGATCTTCATGCCCGTCCTCCGGGCCATTCCCGGAGACGCCGCACTGCTCAACGGGAGCGGCCGTGTGGTGGTCGGGAATTCCGGGGCGTACCTGGTGGGGGAGCGGATCCGCACCGTTCCGGGCGACAAAGAGCTGATCCCGATCGACGTGCCGCACCTCGGTTTCTCGCTGCTGACCGGTCGTTAG
- a CDS encoding ADP-ribosylglycohydrolase family protein has translation MHDPLDVHDLVSDELRQRGETGHDVTQLSGRLADTGKHDRQGLENLLAELADLPRTGAWDYEEPDALPDILDSMPSPPRPAVIPAPGPELHDRILGGWLGRIAGCNLGKPIESGDYWTSDRIRSYLELTGSYPLRDYVPAMDPMPEGYRLEENWVNTTRGRVAGSDRDDDIDYTILALHMLERHGMHLTPADVAATWLAYVPYLRVFTAERAAYVNLLTNVPIGEVATTRNPYREWIGALIRGDAHGWTQPGRPEQAILSAYNDATLSHRANGIYGEMWSAALMSSAAAASTVAEAFERSLHFVPARSRLAEALHRVRNLHRSGATWDEALSTIQHHYGHYSWVHTVNNAAIITAGLLWGDGDYTTTVGLTVQGGWDTDSNGATAGAVAGTVLGAAALPEHFVGPLQDRTRSAVFGYDNSRISDLAHRTITLATANATA, from the coding sequence ATGCATGACCCGCTCGATGTTCACGACCTCGTCTCGGACGAACTGCGGCAGCGCGGCGAAACCGGTCATGACGTCACGCAGCTGTCCGGACGCCTGGCCGATACCGGGAAGCACGACCGGCAGGGACTGGAGAACCTCCTCGCCGAACTGGCGGACCTTCCGAGGACCGGCGCATGGGACTACGAGGAACCCGACGCACTGCCCGACATCCTCGACAGCATGCCGTCCCCGCCGCGTCCGGCCGTCATACCCGCCCCTGGTCCCGAGCTGCACGACCGCATCCTGGGGGGATGGCTCGGGCGCATCGCCGGCTGCAACCTCGGCAAGCCGATCGAGAGCGGGGACTACTGGACCAGCGACCGGATCCGCTCCTACCTCGAGCTGACCGGCTCCTACCCCCTGCGGGACTACGTCCCGGCGATGGACCCGATGCCCGAGGGCTACCGCCTGGAGGAGAACTGGGTGAACACCACGCGCGGGAGGGTCGCAGGATCGGACCGGGACGACGACATCGACTACACCATCCTCGCCCTGCACATGCTCGAACGCCACGGGATGCATCTGACGCCCGCCGACGTCGCCGCGACGTGGCTGGCCTACGTGCCCTACCTGCGGGTCTTCACCGCCGAACGCGCCGCCTACGTCAACCTCCTCACCAACGTTCCCATCGGGGAGGTCGCCACCACCCGAAACCCCTACCGCGAATGGATCGGTGCCCTGATCCGCGGGGACGCCCACGGCTGGACGCAGCCCGGGCGCCCGGAGCAGGCAATTCTCAGCGCCTACAACGATGCGACCCTCTCCCACCGGGCCAACGGCATCTACGGCGAGATGTGGTCCGCCGCGCTGATGTCCTCTGCCGCCGCGGCCTCGACCGTCGCCGAAGCGTTCGAACGGTCACTGCACTTCGTGCCGGCCCGCTCCCGGCTCGCCGAAGCCCTGCACCGGGTCCGGAACCTGCACCGCAGCGGCGCGACCTGGGACGAGGCGCTCTCCACCATCCAGCACCACTACGGGCACTACAGCTGGGTCCACACGGTCAACAACGCGGCCATCATCACCGCCGGGCTCCTCTGGGGCGACGGCGACTACACCACCACGGTCGGCCTCACCGTGCAGGGCGGATGGGACACCGACTCCAACGGAGCCACGGCAGGCGCGGTCGCCGGAACCGTCCTGGGCGCCGCAGCCCTGCCGGAGCACTTCGTCGGACCCCTTCAGGACCGGACCCGCTCAGCCGTCTTCGGCTACGACAACTCCCGCATCTCCGATCTCGCCCACCGCACCATCACCCTCGCCACAGCGAACGCGACAGCGTGA